The Terriglobales bacterium sequence CGCCGCCCCGATGAACCCCGACGCTCCGCTCACCGCTACTTTCATAGCGTCAGAGTTCTACTCTTCACGCTCGTCCCAATCAATCCGAATATCCAGTTTCTGTCATCCTGAGCGAGGGCTTCAGCCCGAGTCGAAGGACCCCTATAGCGACCCAAATCTCGACAAAGTAGCCCGCGCCCTCGCGCGGGCCCCTCTCCGAACCTCGCGCCACGACCTGCTTTTCACCCCACCAGCTATAATCAAGTATGGCGACGCTTCGCCACCAGATCGCGACCAACGTCCTCACGGTCACCAAGTTCCGTGACCTGCTGAAGAAGGTCCGCGCCAACCGCCCCAACGACGATCTGGAGATCATCCGCAAGGCCTACGATTTCTCCCTCCAACACCACACCGGCCAGACCCGCGCCACCGGCGAGCCCTACCTCATCCACCCCCTCGAAGTGGCCATCGTCCTGGCCGAGATGAAGCTCGACCCCAGCGCCATCGCCGCCGGCCTGCTCCACGACGCCGTCGAAGACACCTCCGTCACCCACGAGGACGTGGAGCGCGAGTTCGGCGAACAGGTGGCGCACATCGTCGAGGGCGTCACCAAGATCAGCAAGCTCGACTTCGCCAGCCGCGAGGAGCGCCAGGCCGAGAACGTCCGCAAGATGGTGCTGGCCATGGTGGACGACATCCGCGTCGTCCTCATCAAGCTGGCCGACCGCCTGCACAACATGCGCACCCTGGCCGCCCTGCCGCCTGACCGCCAGCTCGCCATCGCCAAGGAGACCCTCGAGATCTATGGCCCGCTCGCTCACCGCCTGGGCATGGGCAAGATCCGCAGCGAGCTCGAAGACCTTGCCTTCCAGTACGTGGACCCCATCGGCTACAAGAACATCCACGACGCCATCGAGGCCCGCCGCAAGAAGGGCGAGCAGTTCCTGGAGCAGATCGAAGGCGTGGTCCGCGAGAAGATCAAGGAGCACGGCATCAAGGCCAAGGTCGAGAGCCGCATCAAGCGCATCTACAGCATCCAGCAGAAGCTGCAGCGCCAGCACATCACCGTCGACCAGGTCTACGACCTGCTCGCCATCCGCGTCATCACCAAGTCGGTGCAGGACTGCTACGCCACCCTGGGCACCATCCACAATCTCTGGCGCCCGGTGCCGGGCCGCATCAAGGATTTCATCGCCATGCCCCGGCCCAACCTCTATCAGTCCCTGCACACCACCGTCATCGCCGAGAACGGCACCCCCTTCGAGGTCCAGATCCGTACCGAGGACATGCACAAGATGGCCGAGGAGGGCATCGCCGCCCACTGGAAGTACAAGGACGGCTCTCCGGTCACCGCCCGTGACGAGCAGCGCCTGGCCTGGCTGCGCCAGGTGGTGGAGTGGCAGCGCGACGTCACCGATCCCAGCGAGTTCCTCAACACCCTGAAGATCGACCTCTACCCCGAGGAGGTTTACACCTTCACCCCCAAGGGCAAGGTGGTCATCCTGCCTCGCGACGCCACCTGCGTGGACTTCGCCTACACCATCCACACCGAGGTCGGACACACCTGCGTCGGCGCCAAGGTCAACGGCCGCATCGTTCCCCTGCGCTACAAGCTGCGCAACGGCGACATCGTCGAGATCCTCACCCAGCCCGGGCACCACCCCAGCCGCGACTGGCTGGGGTTCGTCAAATCCACCCGCGCCCGCAACAAGATCCGCCACTGGATGAACGTCCACCAGCGCGAGCGCGCCATCGAGAT is a genomic window containing:
- a CDS encoding bifunctional (p)ppGpp synthetase/guanosine-3',5'-bis(diphosphate) 3'-pyrophosphohydrolase, yielding MATLRHQIATNVLTVTKFRDLLKKVRANRPNDDLEIIRKAYDFSLQHHTGQTRATGEPYLIHPLEVAIVLAEMKLDPSAIAAGLLHDAVEDTSVTHEDVEREFGEQVAHIVEGVTKISKLDFASREERQAENVRKMVLAMVDDIRVVLIKLADRLHNMRTLAALPPDRQLAIAKETLEIYGPLAHRLGMGKIRSELEDLAFQYVDPIGYKNIHDAIEARRKKGEQFLEQIEGVVREKIKEHGIKAKVESRIKRIYSIQQKLQRQHITVDQVYDLLAIRVITKSVQDCYATLGTIHNLWRPVPGRIKDFIAMPRPNLYQSLHTTVIAENGTPFEVQIRTEDMHKMAEEGIAAHWKYKDGSPVTARDEQRLAWLRQVVEWQRDVTDPSEFLNTLKIDLYPEEVYTFTPKGKVVILPRDATCVDFAYTIHTEVGHTCVGAKVNGRIVPLRYKLRNGDIVEILTQPGHHPSRDWLGFVKSTRARNKIRHWMNVHQRERAIEIGRKVIEKEARKYRVSLKDIDDKVYASVASEYGVGRPEDLLAGIGYGKFSARQVLGRLAPTSAETPAQETGAVTSAVRRVFGGADSGALKVTGHDDLLVYRARCCNPIRGEDIIGYVTRGKGVAVHSRNCPNVTNLMYEVDRRIAVEWAREAKGAAPGTYPVKLTVFCDNRAGMLKQITSIISDNNTNIRNIEARTADSHATIDIVVEIQDLKHLDQITTGIRKVAGVRDVQRVQKV